A genomic region of Deltaproteobacteria bacterium contains the following coding sequences:
- the alr gene encoding alanine racemase, which translates to MTHTPPGRPTLCFIDHDALRWNLRQVRDKVGDKVKILSMVKANGYGHDAVAVAQTLASAGSDAFGVATLEEGTELRRANIAAPILVLAGVYLEQVDQLLANKLTPVVHDVDAMKRLDVEIQRRGTTLHVHLKVDTGMGRIGLPAGDVAHWLPKLKKLNALKIAGLFSHFSTAESVEGVYTKKQLAVFADLVAQLRAQGIAPQYCHLANSAATITQPAAYFDMVRPGIMLYGGYPSREMAAQVTLKPVMAWKTRILQLKKVPPGSSISYGQTFVTERESLIATLPIGYADGYSRLLSNRGEALVRGQRARVAGRVCMDLTMLDVTDIANVQSGDEVVLLGRQGGGEITADEMAAWTGTISYEVFTFVGARVPRIHINT; encoded by the coding sequence ATGACCCACACACCGCCAGGACGCCCGACGCTTTGTTTCATCGATCACGATGCGCTGCGCTGGAACCTACGCCAAGTCCGCGACAAAGTCGGCGACAAAGTAAAAATTCTCTCGATGGTCAAAGCCAACGGCTATGGCCATGACGCCGTGGCCGTCGCGCAGACCTTAGCGAGCGCTGGTAGTGACGCCTTTGGCGTCGCCACGCTCGAAGAAGGTACCGAGCTGCGTCGCGCCAATATCGCGGCGCCGATTCTCGTTCTCGCCGGCGTTTATCTTGAGCAAGTCGATCAGCTTCTCGCCAACAAACTCACACCCGTCGTCCATGACGTCGATGCGATGAAGCGCCTCGACGTCGAGATCCAGCGGCGTGGCACAACGTTGCATGTCCATCTAAAAGTCGACACCGGCATGGGCCGCATCGGCCTGCCGGCCGGTGACGTTGCTCACTGGCTGCCCAAGCTCAAAAAACTCAACGCACTTAAAATCGCAGGCCTCTTTTCCCATTTTTCCACGGCGGAGAGCGTCGAAGGCGTTTATACCAAAAAACAACTGGCGGTCTTCGCTGATTTGGTGGCACAGCTGCGCGCACAAGGCATCGCGCCGCAATACTGTCACCTGGCTAACAGCGCGGCGACGATCACGCAGCCGGCGGCCTATTTCGATATGGTTCGCCCCGGTATCATGCTCTACGGCGGCTATCCGTCGCGCGAGATGGCCGCACAGGTTACTCTAAAACCGGTGATGGCGTGGAAAACACGCATTCTGCAGCTCAAGAAAGTCCCGCCCGGATCGAGCATTAGCTACGGCCAAACCTTCGTTACCGAGCGAGAGAGTCTGATCGCCACGCTGCCCATCGGCTACGCCGATGGCTATTCGCGCCTGCTTTCCAATCGCGGCGAAGCGCTGGTGCGCGGCCAACGCGCCAGAGTTGCTGGGCGCGTCTGCATGGATTTGACTATGCTGGATGTTACCGATATAGCCAACGTGCAATCGGGAGATGAAGTTGTGCTTCTCGGTCGTCAAGGCGGCGGGGAAATCACTGCCGACGAGATGGCCGCATGGACCGGCACAATTTCATACGAGGTCTTCACTTTCGTCGGCGCTCGCGTTCCCCGTATTCACATCAATACTTAG
- the metG gene encoding methionine--tRNA ligase subunit beta, protein MISIEDFRKVELKVATVKSAEPHPNADKLMVLQIDLGDEQRQICAGIRSHYTPQELVGKQIVVVANLETAKLRGLESQGMLLAASSGEQVILLTPDKPANSGSQVK, encoded by the coding sequence ATGATCTCGATCGAAGATTTCCGCAAAGTTGAGCTCAAGGTCGCGACCGTGAAGTCGGCCGAGCCCCATCCCAACGCCGACAAGCTGATGGTTTTGCAGATCGATCTGGGCGATGAACAGCGGCAAATCTGCGCCGGCATTCGCAGCCACTACACACCGCAAGAGCTGGTCGGCAAACAAATCGTGGTCGTGGCCAATCTGGAAACCGCCAAACTGCGCGGCCTGGAAAGCCAAGGCATGCTGCTGGCGGCGTCGAGCGGCGAACAAGTGATTCTGCTAACCCCCGACAAGCCCGCTAACTCAGGTTCTCAAGTAAAATAG
- a CDS encoding tripartite tricarboxylate transporter permease, with protein sequence MEASLFDAAIKGFMNILQLKVFLAMMIGVSIGTFTAVAPQGLGIPLVYAILLPVVIKWEPLTGIALLIGASSVSAICAAYLPILFGIPGGSGSQATVLDGYPMGKRGEARRALGASFMAGGLGCLIGTATLIVAVPAAKPLIYLMGSPELFVIMLWGLSMVAVLAGKRPLKGLIATALGLLLATVGQQAQSGVMRFVYDQPYLLDGMSISIMALALFGVPSALDLALTKLGVEQQPAPLKGSLFDGVKDTIKEWWLVVRCSFVGVWVGIVPGLGSQVVDWLAYGHAAQSCKGGRQTFGTGDVRGVIAPESANDAKDGGDLVTTLLLGFPQGVSTALFIVALLAWGFVPGPEMIKKNPEVIYSVIWIQGIAGIAGTLVGFCLAAQLAKLAEVRYSFMVPIMFLFILMGAYSVNRDPLDLLVVVGFGFLGYFMRRAGYPRPAMILGLVLGDLMEKYLYRSVASYGFTWLARPGVIVIFIIAAVSLFFTLRGKMRASEKDSEATFSGAVGRSGDEN encoded by the coding sequence ATGGAAGCTTCGTTATTCGACGCCGCTATCAAAGGCTTCATGAACATCCTGCAGTTGAAGGTGTTCCTGGCCATGATGATTGGCGTCAGCATCGGCACCTTCACCGCCGTCGCGCCTCAGGGCTTGGGTATACCGCTAGTCTACGCCATTCTTCTACCTGTAGTGATCAAATGGGAGCCGCTCACCGGCATCGCGCTGTTGATCGGCGCCAGCTCGGTGAGCGCGATCTGCGCGGCCTATTTGCCGATCCTATTTGGCATCCCCGGCGGCTCCGGCTCGCAGGCCACCGTGCTCGACGGTTATCCGATGGGCAAGCGCGGCGAAGCGCGGCGCGCCTTGGGCGCATCGTTCATGGCCGGCGGCCTTGGTTGTCTGATCGGCACGGCGACACTCATCGTCGCTGTCCCGGCGGCAAAGCCGTTGATCTACCTCATGGGCTCGCCGGAGCTGTTCGTCATCATGCTCTGGGGCTTGAGCATGGTCGCCGTGCTCGCCGGCAAGCGGCCGCTGAAGGGATTAATCGCTACGGCGTTGGGCTTGCTGCTCGCCACGGTCGGCCAACAGGCGCAAAGCGGCGTCATGCGTTTTGTCTACGATCAGCCTTACCTGCTCGACGGCATGTCGATCAGCATCATGGCACTGGCGCTCTTCGGCGTTCCTTCCGCGCTCGATCTCGCCTTGACCAAATTGGGCGTCGAACAGCAGCCGGCCCCGCTCAAGGGCAGCTTGTTTGACGGCGTCAAAGACACAATTAAAGAATGGTGGCTCGTGGTACGTTGTAGTTTCGTTGGTGTCTGGGTGGGCATCGTGCCTGGCTTGGGCTCGCAGGTGGTCGATTGGCTCGCCTACGGCCATGCGGCGCAGAGCTGCAAAGGCGGGCGGCAGACTTTTGGCACCGGTGACGTGCGCGGCGTCATCGCCCCGGAAAGCGCCAACGACGCCAAGGACGGCGGCGATCTTGTGACGACGCTGCTGCTCGGATTCCCCCAGGGCGTGAGCACCGCGCTATTCATCGTCGCCCTGCTCGCCTGGGGCTTTGTGCCAGGTCCCGAGATGATCAAGAAAAATCCCGAAGTCATCTATAGCGTGATCTGGATCCAGGGCATCGCCGGCATCGCCGGCACCCTCGTCGGGTTCTGCTTGGCCGCCCAACTCGCCAAGCTTGCCGAGGTCCGTTACAGCTTCATGGTGCCGATCATGTTCCTGTTCATCTTGATGGGTGCCTATAGTGTTAACCGCGACCCCTTGGATCTGCTGGTGGTCGTCGGCTTCGGCTTTTTGGGCTATTTCATGCGCCGCGCCGGTTATCCGCGTCCGGCGATGATTCTGGGTTTGGTGCTTGGCGACCTGATGGAAAAATATCTCTACCGCTCGGTGGCGAGCTACGGCTTTACCTGGCTCGCCCGGCCGGGCGTCATCGTGATCTTCATCATCGCCGCGGTGTCGCTGTTCTTCACACTGCGCGGCAAGATGCGAGCGAGCGAAAAAGACTCGGAAGCAACTTTTAGCGGTGCGGTGGGGAGGTCGGGCGATGAGAACTAA
- a CDS encoding DUF3501 family protein, translating to MKPVGLDDILGFSAYEKVRQEFRQKIIELKQKRRVSVGDKVSLVFENRDTVIFQIQEMLRAERITDLDKIREEISVYNQFLPVGSELSATLFLEIEDQSHLRDDLLKFQGIDEAVYLKIGAHKIPAQFEEGRSKEDKISAVQYVRFPFSAEERKAFLEGQPSELSVDHPNYKAAILLKPEVQKALAADLMEP from the coding sequence ATGAAACCTGTGGGGCTCGACGATATCCTGGGCTTTAGCGCTTACGAGAAAGTGCGCCAGGAGTTTCGCCAAAAGATTATCGAACTCAAGCAGAAGCGGCGGGTTTCGGTGGGGGATAAGGTCTCACTCGTGTTTGAAAACCGTGACACGGTGATCTTTCAAATCCAAGAAATGCTGCGCGCCGAGCGGATTACCGATTTGGACAAGATTCGCGAAGAGATCTCGGTTTACAATCAATTCCTGCCGGTGGGATCCGAGCTCAGCGCGACGTTATTTCTCGAAATCGAGGACCAATCCCATTTGCGCGACGATCTGCTCAAGTTCCAGGGCATCGATGAAGCGGTTTATTTGAAAATCGGCGCGCACAAGATACCGGCGCAGTTCGAAGAAGGCCGGAGCAAGGAAGACAAGATCAGCGCCGTCCAATATGTGCGTTTCCCGTTTAGCGCCGAGGAACGCAAGGCCTTTCTCGAAGGACAACCGAGCGAGTTGTCGGTGGACCATCCCAACTACAAGGCGGCGATCTTGCTCAAGCCCGAAGTGCAAAAGGCTTTGGCGGCCGACCTGATGGAGCCATAA
- the purD gene encoding phosphoribosylamine--glycine ligase codes for MRILVVGSGGREHALVWKISQSPRVSKIYCAPGSAGIGEIAENVAIAVEQIDKLADFAVKEKIDLTVVGPEVPLTLGISDWFGSRGLRIFGPNKAAAQLEGSKAFAKAILDDNGIPTAAFGTFTDAASAKAYLAQQKPPYVVKADGLAAGKGVLICANRHEAEAAIDEILVKKSFGDAGNKLVIEEFLDGEEASFMVLTDGAHILPLASSQDHKRVFDNDQGPNTGGMGAYSPAPVITAAMHQRIIAEVLKPLLGGLKKQNIDYRGVIYAGLMITKTGPKVLEFNARFGDPECQPIVMRLKSDIVPLLEATIDGKLDRVNAEWHDEPAVCIVLCAQGYPGSYDKGKTISGLAQLKDWQRGFVFHAGTAKQNDSWQTNGGRVLGVTARGATVAAAVEEAYRAVGQISWDGMHYRKDIAKRALQSV; via the coding sequence ATGCGAATTTTGGTTGTTGGTTCCGGCGGCCGCGAACACGCCCTGGTCTGGAAAATCAGCCAGAGCCCACGCGTGAGCAAGATCTATTGCGCGCCGGGGAGCGCCGGCATCGGCGAAATCGCCGAAAACGTTGCAATAGCCGTGGAGCAAATCGACAAGCTTGCCGATTTTGCCGTCAAAGAAAAAATCGACCTCACGGTCGTCGGTCCCGAGGTTCCACTGACGTTGGGAATCAGCGACTGGTTCGGATCACGCGGTCTGCGAATCTTCGGCCCGAACAAAGCCGCCGCGCAGCTGGAAGGCAGCAAAGCCTTCGCCAAAGCGATCCTCGACGACAACGGTATCCCCACCGCGGCCTTCGGCACATTTACCGATGCGGCCAGCGCGAAAGCCTATCTCGCCCAACAAAAGCCGCCCTATGTCGTCAAAGCCGACGGCCTCGCCGCTGGCAAGGGCGTGCTCATCTGCGCAAACCGGCATGAAGCCGAAGCGGCCATCGACGAGATCCTCGTCAAAAAATCCTTTGGCGACGCCGGTAACAAACTGGTCATTGAAGAATTTCTCGACGGTGAAGAGGCATCATTTATGGTCTTGACCGACGGCGCGCACATATTGCCGCTCGCCTCGTCGCAGGACCACAAGCGTGTTTTCGACAACGATCAGGGCCCCAACACCGGCGGCATGGGCGCCTACTCGCCGGCGCCGGTGATCACGGCGGCGATGCATCAGCGCATCATCGCCGAAGTCTTAAAGCCGCTGCTCGGCGGTTTGAAAAAGCAAAACATTGACTATCGAGGCGTGATCTATGCCGGCTTGATGATCACCAAAACCGGCCCCAAGGTTTTGGAATTCAACGCCCGCTTCGGCGACCCCGAGTGTCAGCCGATCGTGATGCGCTTAAAAAGCGACATCGTGCCGCTGCTCGAAGCCACCATCGATGGCAAGCTCGACCGAGTAAACGCCGAATGGCACGACGAGCCGGCGGTCTGCATCGTCCTCTGTGCCCAGGGCTATCCCGGCAGCTACGACAAAGGCAAAACCATCAGCGGCTTGGCTCAGTTAAAAGATTGGCAGCGCGGCTTTGTCTTCCACGCTGGCACGGCAAAACAAAATGACTCCTGGCAGACCAACGGCGGCCGCGTCTTGGGCGTCACCGCGCGCGGCGCCACCGTCGCCGCCGCCGTAGAGGAGGCCTATCGCGCCGTTGGCCAAATTTCTTGGGACGGCATGCACTATCGGAAAGATATCGCGAAAAGGGCGTTACAGAGCGTCTAG
- a CDS encoding MBL fold metallo-hydrolase has protein sequence MKRRNFVGLLAGGLLLHLRDAAQAFCNPSLVQLIGQGRKLVQARPGAKGLSLGNYFIQWFGHSSFLIHSGSQTKVVADPNFDVTPGIQADAITISNDHFTHNNTGAVTGDPVILRGITFKQAWQPIRTSIKDITIVNIPSQRSANWGAIANSIFICEMGSLCIAHLGNIGHLLTPEQEKVMQRVDVMMVPIDAMTNLGFEDILKVIDQVKPPIVIPMHYDIARQGELFAAFAKEHYPIRKLDDSQLTLNRSMLPKNTEVFVLKHPRPSRFAD, from the coding sequence ATGAAGCGGCGCAATTTTGTCGGCCTGTTGGCGGGCGGTCTATTGCTGCATCTGCGCGATGCCGCCCAGGCGTTTTGCAATCCATCGTTGGTGCAGCTGATTGGCCAGGGGCGTAAGCTGGTGCAAGCTCGTCCCGGCGCCAAGGGGCTTTCGCTCGGCAACTATTTCATTCAATGGTTCGGCCATTCGAGTTTTCTGATTCACTCCGGTAGCCAAACCAAGGTGGTGGCCGATCCCAATTTCGACGTCACGCCCGGCATTCAGGCCGACGCCATCACCATTAGCAACGACCATTTTACGCATAACAACACCGGCGCCGTGACCGGCGATCCGGTGATTCTGCGCGGAATTACGTTTAAGCAAGCCTGGCAGCCGATCCGCACCAGCATCAAAGACATCACCATCGTCAATATCCCGAGCCAGCGCAGCGCCAACTGGGGAGCGATCGCTAACTCGATCTTCATTTGCGAAATGGGCAGCCTGTGCATCGCCCATCTCGGCAACATCGGCCACTTGCTGACGCCGGAGCAGGAAAAAGTCATGCAGCGGGTCGACGTCATGATGGTGCCGATCGATGCCATGACCAATCTAGGCTTCGAAGACATTCTAAAAGTCATCGATCAGGTCAAGCCACCGATCGTCATTCCCATGCATTATGATATTGCCCGCCAGGGCGAGCTGTTCGCCGCGTTTGCCAAAGAGCACTACCCGATTCGCAAGCTCGATGACTCCCAGTTGACGCTTAATCGGTCGATGCTGCCGAAGAACACGGAAGTGTTTGTGCTGAAACATCCGCGGCCGTCGCGGTTTGCGGATTGA
- a CDS encoding threonylcarbamoyl-AMP synthase — MRNRTASCKVNDRSNELTNTIAALKRGDVIVFPTETLYGLGADALNPAAVEKVFQLKGRDLNNPFPVLVGDIAMLDRLVASVPPLAQRLMDYFWPGPLTIVLPARQDIPRPLVSRTGGIGVRISSQPIAGALVRLLGHPLTATSANPSGKEPARTLSEAKQYFSATVDVFVDGGTLTSQRGSTVIEVAADHIKMIREGEISANALERVIGTGKVDH; from the coding sequence TTGAGGAACCGGACCGCAAGCTGCAAAGTGAACGACAGAAGTAACGAACTCACCAATACCATCGCCGCACTGAAGCGCGGCGATGTCATCGTTTTCCCCACTGAAACCCTCTACGGCTTGGGCGCCGACGCACTGAACCCTGCGGCGGTCGAGAAGGTGTTTCAACTCAAAGGCCGCGACTTAAACAACCCTTTCCCAGTGCTCGTCGGTGATATCGCCATGCTCGACCGGTTGGTGGCCAGCGTGCCGCCGTTGGCCCAACGGCTCATGGACTACTTCTGGCCCGGTCCGTTGACGATCGTCTTACCAGCGCGCCAAGACATCCCCCGCCCGCTGGTGAGCCGCACCGGCGGCATTGGCGTGCGCATCTCCAGCCAGCCCATCGCCGGAGCGCTAGTCAGATTGCTCGGCCACCCGCTCACCGCCACCAGCGCCAACCCCTCAGGCAAAGAACCCGCGCGAACGTTAAGCGAAGCAAAGCAATATTTCAGCGCCACAGTAGACGTTTTCGTCGACGGCGGCACGCTGACCTCCCAGCGCGGCTCCACCGTCATCGAAGTTGCGGCGGACCACATCAAGATGATTCGCGAAGGTGAAATTAGCGCCAACGCGCTAGAGCGCGTCATTGGCACTGGCAAGGTCGATCACTAG
- the purH gene encoding bifunctional phosphoribosylaminoimidazolecarboxamide formyltransferase/IMP cyclohydrolase has translation MGRIERALISVSDKQGIVEFSRALSQLGIELVSTGGTASLLRENKIPVKDVSELTGFPEMMDGRVKTLHPKIHGGILALRDNPEHVAKMKEHGIAPIDLVVVNLYPFEATVARGASFEEIVENIDIGGPSMVRAAAKNHQHVGIVVDPADYEPILNELKANNGSLAPETHFRLFCKAFQHTARYDGAISNYFSSLDDAMQPQRWGSTVNIQVNKLQDMRYGENPHQSAAFYGTSGDTGPAIAKAKQFQGKELSFNNILDADAALSTVMEFADIATVAIKHNNPCGVALSKTSLVDSFRKAKACDPVSIFGGVLAFNRPVDEELAKELKDIFLEIVIAPSYTPEAKAVLSSQKRLLNIRLLELDMSQPQGGGYDVRRVRGGVLLQDWDTGTVDVRKCKVVTKRVPTEAEYQALDFAWRVCRHVKSNTIVFASPDQVLGVGAGQMSRIDSTKIAVLRAATHGLDLKGSAVASDAFYPFRDGLDEAANAGAKAVIQPGGSIKDEEVIAAANEHGVAMVFTGMRHFRH, from the coding sequence GTGGGCAGGATTGAACGCGCCCTCATTAGCGTTTCAGACAAACAAGGCATCGTCGAGTTTTCCCGCGCGCTCTCCCAGCTCGGCATCGAATTGGTTTCCACCGGCGGCACCGCTTCGCTGCTGCGCGAGAACAAGATTCCCGTCAAAGACGTTTCTGAGTTGACTGGCTTTCCGGAAATGATGGACGGCCGGGTCAAGACGCTCCATCCAAAAATCCATGGCGGCATTCTCGCCCTCCGAGACAATCCTGAACATGTTGCCAAGATGAAAGAGCACGGCATCGCGCCCATCGATCTCGTCGTCGTCAATCTCTACCCCTTCGAAGCCACCGTGGCGCGCGGCGCGAGCTTTGAAGAGATCGTCGAGAACATCGACATCGGCGGCCCGAGCATGGTGCGCGCGGCGGCGAAAAATCATCAACATGTCGGCATCGTCGTCGACCCGGCCGATTACGAGCCGATCCTGAACGAACTAAAAGCCAACAACGGCTCGCTGGCGCCCGAAACCCACTTCCGGCTCTTCTGTAAAGCGTTTCAGCATACCGCGCGCTACGACGGCGCGATCTCCAACTACTTCTCGTCATTGGACGATGCAATGCAGCCGCAGCGCTGGGGCAGCACCGTCAATATTCAAGTCAACAAACTTCAAGACATGCGCTACGGCGAGAACCCGCACCAAAGCGCCGCCTTCTACGGCACCAGCGGCGACACCGGCCCGGCCATTGCCAAAGCCAAGCAGTTCCAGGGTAAAGAACTCTCCTTTAATAATATTCTCGACGCCGACGCGGCGCTGAGCACGGTGATGGAATTTGCCGACATCGCCACGGTAGCGATTAAGCACAACAACCCGTGCGGCGTGGCGCTCTCGAAAACCTCGCTCGTCGACTCTTTCCGCAAAGCCAAAGCTTGCGACCCGGTCTCGATCTTTGGCGGTGTGCTCGCGTTCAACCGCCCTGTCGACGAAGAGCTGGCCAAGGAGCTGAAAGATATTTTCCTCGAAATCGTCATCGCGCCGAGCTATACGCCCGAAGCCAAGGCTGTCCTCTCCTCGCAAAAGCGCTTGCTCAACATTCGGCTCCTAGAACTCGACATGAGCCAACCCCAAGGCGGCGGCTACGACGTCCGCCGCGTGCGCGGCGGCGTGCTTTTGCAAGACTGGGACACCGGCACCGTGGACGTGCGCAAGTGCAAGGTCGTAACCAAACGAGTGCCGACCGAAGCGGAGTACCAAGCTTTGGATTTCGCCTGGCGGGTTTGCCGTCACGTAAAATCGAACACCATCGTCTTCGCCTCGCCCGATCAAGTCTTAGGCGTCGGCGCCGGGCAAATGAGCCGCATCGATTCGACCAAGATCGCTGTGCTGCGCGCCGCCACCCACGGCCTCGACCTCAAAGGCTCGGCCGTGGCATCGGACGCTTTCTACCCCTTCCGCGATGGTTTGGATGAAGCCGCCAACGCCGGTGCTAAAGCAGTCATCCAACCCGGCGGCTCGATCAAAGACGAAGAAGTGATCGCCGCGGCCAATGAACACGGCGTCGCGATGGTTTTTACTGGAATGAGGCACTTTCGACACTAG
- the amrA gene encoding AmmeMemoRadiSam system protein A — MTEVYLPAESQKRLLEIARMTLCRFVCHQPLDIESPDDLYLTSDDYGAFVSLFKGEELRGCVGTCTPHHPLYETVIDMTQAAASRDSRMAPIGAQELGEIQLDITVISRLVKAEAPLKLVVGKHGLHVASGRSRGVLLPQVASERGWDMETFLAQTCVKAGLKREAWLSPDTEVSSFTALIIEEHV, encoded by the coding sequence ATGACCGAGGTTTACCTACCTGCCGAGTCGCAAAAGCGTTTGCTTGAGATTGCTCGCATGACGCTCTGCCGATTCGTTTGCCACCAGCCGCTCGACATCGAGAGCCCCGACGATCTTTATCTCACCAGCGACGACTACGGCGCCTTTGTCAGCCTGTTCAAAGGCGAGGAGCTGCGCGGCTGCGTGGGCACGTGCACGCCGCATCACCCGCTCTACGAAACCGTGATCGACATGACCCAAGCGGCGGCGTCGCGCGATAGTCGCATGGCGCCGATTGGCGCGCAGGAGCTCGGCGAGATTCAACTGGACATCACGGTGATCTCCCGGTTGGTCAAAGCCGAAGCGCCGCTCAAGCTTGTGGTGGGCAAGCATGGACTGCACGTCGCCAGTGGCCGGTCGCGCGGCGTGTTATTGCCGCAGGTGGCCAGTGAACGGGGCTGGGACATGGAGACTTTTCTCGCGCAGACTTGCGTGAAGGCGGGTTTGAAAAGAGAAGCTTGGCTTAGTCCCGACACGGAAGTTTCGTCATTTACGGCATTGATCATCGAGGAGCATGTATGA
- a CDS encoding transcriptional repressor: MAHVSKQARNTKQLEVIWAALRHDKSHPTADQVYQKVRRKLPNISLGTVYRNLQKLVAENRLQVLILGRSQHFDPLVERHQHFICERCEQVYDVLVDHQKEIKPAKLPHEGFKVTSHQLAFYGTCKECSR; encoded by the coding sequence ATGGCGCACGTGAGCAAGCAGGCAAGAAACACCAAGCAACTGGAAGTCATCTGGGCTGCCCTCCGGCATGACAAGTCGCACCCGACCGCCGACCAGGTCTACCAGAAGGTGCGGCGCAAGCTGCCGAACATCAGTCTCGGCACGGTCTATCGCAATTTGCAGAAGTTGGTGGCTGAGAACCGGCTGCAAGTGTTGATCTTGGGGCGCAGCCAGCATTTCGATCCGCTGGTGGAGCGCCATCAACATTTTATCTGCGAACGATGCGAACAGGTTTACGATGTGCTGGTCGATCACCAAAAAGAAATCAAGCCCGCCAAACTGCCCCACGAAGGTTTCAAAGTCACGTCCCACCAACTGGCTTTCTACGGCACCTGCAAAGAGTGCTCGCGCTAG
- a CDS encoding rubrerythrin produces the protein MAKPLNGTKSHDNLKGAFAGESQANRRYLYFARVADIEGYPDVGGLFRDTSEAETGHAFGHLDFLKEVGDPCTGVPIGTTAKNLKSAVEGETYEYTEMYPGFAKTARDEGLPELAEWFETLAKAEKSHAGRFQKGLDTLG, from the coding sequence ATGGCAAAGCCATTAAATGGAACCAAGAGTCACGACAACCTCAAGGGCGCTTTCGCCGGCGAGTCGCAGGCGAACCGGCGTTACCTGTACTTTGCACGGGTGGCGGACATTGAAGGTTATCCCGATGTCGGCGGTCTGTTCCGCGACACCTCGGAGGCGGAAACCGGCCACGCCTTCGGTCATTTGGATTTCTTGAAGGAAGTCGGCGACCCCTGCACCGGCGTGCCGATCGGCACCACGGCGAAGAACCTGAAATCGGCCGTCGAAGGCGAGACCTACGAGTACACTGAAATGTACCCGGGCTTTGCCAAGACCGCGCGCGACGAGGGCTTGCCGGAATTGGCCGAGTGGTTTGAGACTCTCGCCAAGGCCGAAAAATCCCACGCTGGCCGCTTCCAAAAAGGGCTCGACACCCTGGGCTAA
- the dksA gene encoding RNA polymerase-binding protein DksA, translating into MNQNEVEYFRSLLTQRIMELRSEAGKTVEDMDGETNFPDPTDRAALESNRNSVLRIRDRERKLIIKMQEALQRLENGEYGVCEECGEMIGVERLKARPVTTLCIECKSNQEIEEKKAKRAV; encoded by the coding sequence GTGAACCAAAACGAAGTCGAATATTTTCGCAGCTTGCTGACTCAACGGATCATGGAGCTGCGCTCGGAAGCGGGCAAGACCGTCGAAGATATGGACGGCGAGACAAATTTCCCCGATCCGACCGACCGAGCGGCGCTGGAGTCGAATAGGAACTCGGTGCTGCGCATCCGCGACCGCGAGCGCAAACTGATTATCAAAATGCAGGAGGCGTTGCAGCGGTTGGAAAACGGCGAGTACGGCGTTTGCGAAGAATGCGGCGAGATGATTGGCGTGGAGCGGTTGAAAGCGCGTCCCGTGACGACGTTGTGCATCGAATGCAAATCCAACCAGGAAATCGAGGAGAAAAAGGCTAAACGAGCCGTTTAA